The following nucleotide sequence is from Bacillales bacterium.
CGATCGTGACCGTAAAAAATTATGTCGATCAAGGGGAGATCGAAGCGAAATTGCTTCCCGTGTTCGAACAAAAGGAGGAGTAATTCATGGGAGTCATTCATTTTATCGTGAACGAAATTTTGAGCCAGGCGGCATTGCTCGTCGGCTTGATGGCTTTAATCGGCTTGCTGGCGTTGAAAAAATCGATCAGCGACACGATCACCGGCACGTTGAAAACGATTCTTGGGTTTCTTATTCTCGGCGGCGGCGCGGGCATCATCATCGGCGCGTTGACTCCGCTCGGTGCGATGGTCCAGGCAGGATTTCACCTGCACGGGGTTGTTCCGACGAACGAGGCCATCGTCGCCATCGCTCAAAAAAGTTTTGGGGCGGAAACGGCGATCATCATGGCTGCCGGATTTGCTGTTAACCTTATTCTCGCGCGTCTGACACCGGCCAAATATATTTTTCTCACCGGACATCATTTGTTCTTTATGGCCACGGTTTTGGCGGTCGTTCTCGGCAGCGCGGGCATTTCCGGCGTGAGTCAAACGATCATCGGCGGTCTCTTTCTCGGAACCGTCAGTACGATGATGCCTGCACTCGTGCATCCTTTCATGAAAAAAGTCACCGGCGGTGCGCCGTTTGCGCTCGGTCATTTCAATTCGCTCGGCTATATCGTTTCCTCGCTCATCGGCAAAGGCGTCGGCAAAAACAGCCGCACGACCGAAGACATTAAGGTGCCGAAAAATCTCGGCTTCCTCCGCGATTCTTTGGTTATGACCACCTTGACGATGATCATCATGTACCTCATCCTTGCCCTTGCGGCGGGTCCGAAAGCGTTGAGCGAGTTCGCCAACGGCGGAAATTATTTGATGTATGCGTTCATGCAGGCCATTGCGTTCGGAGCTGGCATCGCCGTCATCCTGATGGGTGTCCGCATGATTCTCGCCGAACTCGTGCCGGCTTTTCAAGGCATCGCGAACAAAATCGTTCCAAACGCCTTGCCGGCGCTCGACTGTCCGACAACGTTCACTTTTGCGCCGACAGCGGTCATCGTTGGATTTATCTCCAGCTTGATCGGCGGCATCATCAGCATGTTCATCATGGGACCGAT
It contains:
- a CDS encoding PTS ascorbate transporter subunit IIC, with amino-acid sequence MGVIHFIVNEILSQAALLVGLMALIGLLALKKSISDTITGTLKTILGFLILGGGAGIIIGALTPLGAMVQAGFHLHGVVPTNEAIVAIAQKSFGAETAIIMAAGFAVNLILARLTPAKYIFLTGHHLFFMATVLAVVLGSAGISGVSQTIIGGLFLGTVSTMMPALVHPFMKKVTGGAPFALGHFNSLGYIVSSLIGKGVGKNSRTTEDIKVPKNLGFLRDSLVMTTLTMIIMYLILALAAGPKALSEFANGGNYLMYAFMQAIAFGAGIAVILMGVRMILAELVPAFQGIANKIVPNALPALDCPTTFTFAPTAVIVGFISSLIGGIISMFIMGPIGLALIIPGMVPHFFDGGTAGVFGNASGGRRGAVLGALVNGFLITIIPALLLSYLGKLGLSNTTFGDTDFGWVGIVAGWFAQFGVAGLYIATFIVCGLFVALASIVSVRTQKAENQNGSGNSVSA